The Daucus carota subsp. sativus chromosome 9, DH1 v3.0, whole genome shotgun sequence genome window below encodes:
- the LOC108201903 gene encoding transcription factor PRE6: MSSRRSRSGQSSGASRISDDQIADLVSKLQQLIPEIRNRRRNSDKVSASKVLQETCNYIRNLHREVDDLSDRLSELLESTDSNSAEAAVIRSLLM; the protein is encoded by the exons ATGTCTAGCCGAAGGTCTCGTTCCGGACAATCATCAGGAGCTTCGAGGATCAGCGACGATCAGATTGCCGACCTCGTTTCCAAGCTGCAGCAGCTCATTCCCGAGATTCGAAACCGCCGTCGCAATTCCGACAAG GTTTCAGCCTCGAAAGTGCTCCAAGAGACATGCAACTACATAAGAAACTTACACAGAGAAGTGGACGACTTAAGCGACAGACTCTCAGAACTTCTGGAGTCCACGGACAGCAACAGTGCTGAGGCAGCTGTTATAAGGAGCTTACTTATGTAA
- the LOC108203013 gene encoding sucrose transport protein SUC3 isoform X1 — MDSTSIRVPYKHLKQAEVEMNRFDESVDRRGRLDHVNLNGAAANAESAENASSSQQQQQQRSEGISMVTLVLSCTVAAGVQFGWALQLSLLTPYIQTLGIGHAFSSFIWLCGPITGLVVQPCVGIWSDKCTSKYGRRRPFILVGSLMISVAVIIIGFSADIGYLLGDSKEHCRTYKGTRTRAAIVFIVGFWMLDLANNTVQGPARALLADLAGPDQRNSANAIFCTWMAVGNVLGFSSGASGDWHRWFPFLMSRACCEACGNLKAAFLVAVVFLILCTLVTLYFAKEVPLILNQAQRLSDSAPLLNEHQVGYNPSKSGTGMQLVDNSSGMNSDTDLKVGNDQKSENHEVEEDKVESFSNSPGAVLVNLLTSLRHLPPAMHSVLVVMALTWLSWFPFFLFDTDWMGREVYHGDPNGEITEVKAYDHGVREGAFGLLLNSIVLGVSSFLIEPMCKLVGSRLVWATSNFIVFACMAATAVISYISVKESSTQVGHTIRGNESIKIASLVVFAILGFPLSVTYSVPFSVTAELTADSGGGQGLAIGVLNLAIVVPQMIVSLGAGPWDELFGGGNVPAFVLASLSALAAGVIAILKLPNLSSSFRSTGFHFG; from the exons ATGGATTCCACATCGATCCGCGTGCCTTACAAGCATCTCAAACAAgctgaagttgaaatgaacCGATTCGATGAGTCGGTGGATCGTCGCGGTCGATTAGATCATGTTAATTTGAATGGCGCTGCGGCGAATGCGGAGAGTGCGGAGAATGCGTCTTCGtcgcagcagcagcagcagcagaggAGTGAGGGGATTAGTATGGTTACGTTAGTGTTGAGCTGTACGGTGGCTGCTGGTGTTCAGTTTGGTTGGGCGTTGCAGCTGTCGCTTCTCACTCCTTACAttcag ACACTTGGAATAGGGCATGCCTTCTCTTCATTTATCTGGCTCTGTGGTCCTATTACTGGCCTTGTG GTTCAACCTTGTGTTGGTATCTGGAGTGATAAGTGCACTTCAAAGTATGGAAGAAGACGACCATTTATATTAGTTGGATCTCTCATGATATCAGTTGCT GTGATAATAATCGGGTTTTCTGCAGACATTGGGTACCTTCTAGGTGATTCGAAGGAGCATTGCAG AACATATAAAGGTACTCGGACAAGAGCGGCTATTGTGTTTATAGTAGGGTTCTGGATGCTGGATCTTGCCAATAATACCGTCCAG GGCCCAGCTCGAGCTCTTTTGGCAGATTTAGCAG GTCCTGATCAAAGAAATTCCGCAAATGCCATATTCTGCACATGGATGGCTGTAGGCAATGTCCTAGGCTTTTCTTCTGGTGCAAGTGGAGACTGGCACAG ATGGTTCCCTTTTTTAATGAGTAGAGCTTGCTGTGAAGCTTGTGGAAATCTGAAGGCAGCATTTCTAGTTGCTGTG GTTTTTTTGATTCTATGTACACTTGTAACTCTTTATTTTGCAAAGGAGGTTCCCTTGATTCTGAATCAAGCTCAGCGTTTATCAGATTCAGCTCCCCTTTTGAACGAACATCAAGTTGGTTATAATCCCTCAAAATCAGGAACTGGCATGCAACTAGTTGACAATTCATCAGGGATGAATTCTGATACTGATCTAAAAGTAGGAAATGATCAGAAGAGTGAAAACCATGAGGTTGAGGAAGACAAGGTTGAAAGTTTCAGCAATAGTCCTGGTGCAGTCTTGGTCAATTTGTTAACAAGCTTACGGCATTTGCCACCAGCTATGCATTCAGTTCTGGTTGTAATGGCGCTTACCTGG TTATCCTGGTTTCCCTTTTTCCTCTTTGACACTGATTGGATGGGAAGAGAAGTTTATCATGGTGACCCAAATGGAGAAATAACTGAAGTAAAAGCTTATGATCATGGTGTCAGAGAAGGTGCTTTTGGTTTGCTGTTGAATTCA ATTGTACTTGGAGTCAGCTCCTTTCTTATTGAACCAATGTGCAAGTTGGTTGGCTCAAGATTAGTTTGGGCAACAAGTAATTTTATTGTGTTTGCATGCATGGCAGCAACTGCTGTTATTAGCTACATTTCTGTCAAAGAATCTTCCACACAGGTTGGGCATACTATTCGAGGGAATGAAAGCATTAAGATTGCTTCTCTGGTTGTTTTTGCTATTCTGGGCTTCCCTCTGTCT GTTACTTATAGCGTTCCATTCTCAGTCACTGCTGAGTTGACAGCTGATTCTGGGGGTGGCCAAG GATTGGCAATAGGAGTTTTAAATCTTGCAATTGTTGTACCCCAG ATGATTGTGTCCCTTGGTGCTGGTCCCTGGGATGAATTGTTTGGTGGAGGTAACGTACCCGCATTTGTCCTGGCTTCCTTATCTGCCCTGGCTGCTGGCGTTATTGCAATACTCAAGCTGCCAAACCTTTCAAGTTCTTTTAGGTCCACAGGTTTTCATTTCGGGTGA
- the LOC108203013 gene encoding sucrose transport protein SUC3 isoform X2: MLDLANNTVQGPARALLADLAGPDQRNSANAIFCTWMAVGNVLGFSSGASGDWHRWFPFLMSRACCEACGNLKAAFLVAVVFLILCTLVTLYFAKEVPLILNQAQRLSDSAPLLNEHQVGYNPSKSGTGMQLVDNSSGMNSDTDLKVGNDQKSENHEVEEDKVESFSNSPGAVLVNLLTSLRHLPPAMHSVLVVMALTWLSWFPFFLFDTDWMGREVYHGDPNGEITEVKAYDHGVREGAFGLLLNSIVLGVSSFLIEPMCKLVGSRLVWATSNFIVFACMAATAVISYISVKESSTQVGHTIRGNESIKIASLVVFAILGFPLSVTYSVPFSVTAELTADSGGGQGLAIGVLNLAIVVPQMIVSLGAGPWDELFGGGNVPAFVLASLSALAAGVIAILKLPNLSSSFRSTGFHFG, translated from the exons ATGCTGGATCTTGCCAATAATACCGTCCAG GGCCCAGCTCGAGCTCTTTTGGCAGATTTAGCAG GTCCTGATCAAAGAAATTCCGCAAATGCCATATTCTGCACATGGATGGCTGTAGGCAATGTCCTAGGCTTTTCTTCTGGTGCAAGTGGAGACTGGCACAG ATGGTTCCCTTTTTTAATGAGTAGAGCTTGCTGTGAAGCTTGTGGAAATCTGAAGGCAGCATTTCTAGTTGCTGTG GTTTTTTTGATTCTATGTACACTTGTAACTCTTTATTTTGCAAAGGAGGTTCCCTTGATTCTGAATCAAGCTCAGCGTTTATCAGATTCAGCTCCCCTTTTGAACGAACATCAAGTTGGTTATAATCCCTCAAAATCAGGAACTGGCATGCAACTAGTTGACAATTCATCAGGGATGAATTCTGATACTGATCTAAAAGTAGGAAATGATCAGAAGAGTGAAAACCATGAGGTTGAGGAAGACAAGGTTGAAAGTTTCAGCAATAGTCCTGGTGCAGTCTTGGTCAATTTGTTAACAAGCTTACGGCATTTGCCACCAGCTATGCATTCAGTTCTGGTTGTAATGGCGCTTACCTGG TTATCCTGGTTTCCCTTTTTCCTCTTTGACACTGATTGGATGGGAAGAGAAGTTTATCATGGTGACCCAAATGGAGAAATAACTGAAGTAAAAGCTTATGATCATGGTGTCAGAGAAGGTGCTTTTGGTTTGCTGTTGAATTCA ATTGTACTTGGAGTCAGCTCCTTTCTTATTGAACCAATGTGCAAGTTGGTTGGCTCAAGATTAGTTTGGGCAACAAGTAATTTTATTGTGTTTGCATGCATGGCAGCAACTGCTGTTATTAGCTACATTTCTGTCAAAGAATCTTCCACACAGGTTGGGCATACTATTCGAGGGAATGAAAGCATTAAGATTGCTTCTCTGGTTGTTTTTGCTATTCTGGGCTTCCCTCTGTCT GTTACTTATAGCGTTCCATTCTCAGTCACTGCTGAGTTGACAGCTGATTCTGGGGGTGGCCAAG GATTGGCAATAGGAGTTTTAAATCTTGCAATTGTTGTACCCCAG ATGATTGTGTCCCTTGGTGCTGGTCCCTGGGATGAATTGTTTGGTGGAGGTAACGTACCCGCATTTGTCCTGGCTTCCTTATCTGCCCTGGCTGCTGGCGTTATTGCAATACTCAAGCTGCCAAACCTTTCAAGTTCTTTTAGGTCCACAGGTTTTCATTTCGGGTGA
- the LOC108200874 gene encoding homeobox-leucine zipper protein ATHB-13 isoform X1: MSTCTREMDFFPANFMIQNHQHQEQEEQVHQFPHIQNHMLPPQDFHGTIGSFLGKSSMTYSRVDQHLHEESNVNGDHVDDLSDADDEDGSGALGSGGSKKRRLNIMQLKTLEKSFELGNKLEPERKLELSRALGLQPRQIAIWFQNRRARWKTKQLEKDYDLLKSQFDSLKAENDSLQSRNKALHAQILALKNREPTDSINLNKETEGSSSNNRSTENSYEIKPDFSRTPPAIDSYPQKITSIPFFPPNTSNFIRLQQPALHLSRPSDHHHHQPVKEEDFCNMLDDQTAFWPWLEQQQPFN; this comes from the exons ATGAGTACTTGCACCAGAGAGATGGATTTTTTCCCAGCAAATTTTATGATacaaaatcatcagcatcaagaacaagaagaacaaGTTCATCAGTTTCCTCATATTCAGAACCATATGTTACCTCCTCAAGACTTCCATG GTACAATAGGGTCATTTTTGGGTAAAAGCTCCATGACTTATTCGAGAGTTGATCAGCACCTGCATGAAGAAAGCAATGTAAATGGAGACCATGTGGATGATTTGTCTGATGCAGACGATGAGGATGGATCAGGAGCTCTAGGCTCAGGAGGTTCGAAAAAGAGGAGACTTAACATAATGCAGCTCAAGACTCTTGAGAAGAGCTTTGAGTTGGGAAACAAGCTGGAGCCCGAGAGAAAATTGGAGCTGTCCAGGGCTCTTGGACTCCAGCCCAGACAAATCGCGATTTGGTTTCAGAATAGGAGAGCCAGATGGAAAACCAAGCAATTAGAGAAGGACTATGATTTGCTTAAGTCTCAGTTTGATTCTCTTAAAGCCGAAAATGATTCTCTCCAGTCTCGCAACAAAGCGCTACATGCTCAG ATACTAGCATTAAAAAATAGAGAGCCAACAGACTCAATAAACCTGAACAAAGAAACAGAAGGATCATCCAGCAACAACAGGAGCACTGAAAACAGCTACGAAATCAAACCAGATTTCTCAAGAACTCCTCCAGCCATCGACAGCTATCCGCAAAAAATTACCAGCATACCCTTCTTCCCTCCTAATACCTCGAATTTTATCAGGCTGCAGCAGCCTGCACTTCATCTGTCAAGACCATCTGATCACCATCACCACCAGCCAGTTAAAGAAGAGGATTTCTGCAACATGCTCGATGATCAAACCGCATTTTGGCCTTGGCTTGAACAACAACAACCCTTCAACTAA
- the LOC108200874 gene encoding homeobox-leucine zipper protein ATHB-13 isoform X2 has translation MDFFPANFMIQNHQHQEQEEQVHQFPHIQNHMLPPQDFHGTIGSFLGKSSMTYSRVDQHLHEESNVNGDHVDDLSDADDEDGSGALGSGGSKKRRLNIMQLKTLEKSFELGNKLEPERKLELSRALGLQPRQIAIWFQNRRARWKTKQLEKDYDLLKSQFDSLKAENDSLQSRNKALHAQILALKNREPTDSINLNKETEGSSSNNRSTENSYEIKPDFSRTPPAIDSYPQKITSIPFFPPNTSNFIRLQQPALHLSRPSDHHHHQPVKEEDFCNMLDDQTAFWPWLEQQQPFN, from the exons ATGGATTTTTTCCCAGCAAATTTTATGATacaaaatcatcagcatcaagaacaagaagaacaaGTTCATCAGTTTCCTCATATTCAGAACCATATGTTACCTCCTCAAGACTTCCATG GTACAATAGGGTCATTTTTGGGTAAAAGCTCCATGACTTATTCGAGAGTTGATCAGCACCTGCATGAAGAAAGCAATGTAAATGGAGACCATGTGGATGATTTGTCTGATGCAGACGATGAGGATGGATCAGGAGCTCTAGGCTCAGGAGGTTCGAAAAAGAGGAGACTTAACATAATGCAGCTCAAGACTCTTGAGAAGAGCTTTGAGTTGGGAAACAAGCTGGAGCCCGAGAGAAAATTGGAGCTGTCCAGGGCTCTTGGACTCCAGCCCAGACAAATCGCGATTTGGTTTCAGAATAGGAGAGCCAGATGGAAAACCAAGCAATTAGAGAAGGACTATGATTTGCTTAAGTCTCAGTTTGATTCTCTTAAAGCCGAAAATGATTCTCTCCAGTCTCGCAACAAAGCGCTACATGCTCAG ATACTAGCATTAAAAAATAGAGAGCCAACAGACTCAATAAACCTGAACAAAGAAACAGAAGGATCATCCAGCAACAACAGGAGCACTGAAAACAGCTACGAAATCAAACCAGATTTCTCAAGAACTCCTCCAGCCATCGACAGCTATCCGCAAAAAATTACCAGCATACCCTTCTTCCCTCCTAATACCTCGAATTTTATCAGGCTGCAGCAGCCTGCACTTCATCTGTCAAGACCATCTGATCACCATCACCACCAGCCAGTTAAAGAAGAGGATTTCTGCAACATGCTCGATGATCAAACCGCATTTTGGCCTTGGCTTGAACAACAACAACCCTTCAACTAA
- the LOC108202996 gene encoding transcription factor MYB124, with translation MQTLQQKKTSRPIVSWSSQEDDILREQIRVHGTDNWSIIASNFTDKTTRQCRRRWYTYLNSDFKKGGWSPEEDILLCEAQKIFGNRWTEIAKVVSGRTDNAVKNRFSTLCKKRAKREALAKQNATSYVNLNNKRVIPRLDADEDELSETGVLHKKIRTNESSDMTERSREEFREMDEQIRPPFAVMVQDFNILRDLETQASTDLIQGIYLKKDDPKIIALMQQAELLSSLALKFDAENKDQSIDNAWKILQEFLNQSKDADMIRLRITDVDFELENSKDSVSRDDIQQSWRASHFYADSPSSSEYSTGSTLLTHLTVDKPDRIAADASDAYHNSAHPQSNQIGQSIVDSVVEKHTVSCTTNQTKEILPISSLVPPCDDLNDDMGMVYDLPSNELNSPPQVAPVFRSLASGIPSPQFTESERHFLLKTLGVETASPNPSTTASRPPPCKRALLQSL, from the exons ATGCAAACCTTGCAGCAGAAGAAGACTAGTAGACCCATCGTTTCTTGGTCTTCTCAG GAAGATGATATCTTGCGGGAACAGATTCGGGTTCATGGCACTGACaa CTGGTCGATTATTGCTTCGAATTTTACTGATAAGACCACAAGGCAGTGCAGGAGAAG ATGGTATACTTATTTGAATTCTGATTTTAAGAAAGGGGGATGGTCACCTGAGGAAGACATTCTTCTATGTGAG GCTCAGAAGATTTTTGGTAATAGATGGACTGAAATAGCGAAAGTAGTATCAGGCAG AACTGATAATGCTGTGAAGAATCGATTCTCTACTTTATGTAAAAAGAGAGCAAAGCGAGAGGCGTTAGCTAAACAAAACGCAACTAGTTATGTCAACTTGAACAACAAAAGGGTTATTCCTCGACTTGATGCTGATGAGGATGAATTATCAGAAACTGGAGTGCTTCATAAGAAGATAAG AACAAATGAAAGCTCTGATATGACTGAAAGATCGCGAGAGGAATTCAGAGAAATGGACGAACAAATTAGACCACCATTCGCGGTAATGGTCCAAGACTTTAACATTTTGAGGGACCTGGAAACACAAG CCAGCACCGACTTGATTCAAGGTATATATCTCAAGAAGGATGACCCGAAGATTATAGCACTAATGCAACAAGCAGAACTACTCAGTTCACTTGCACTTAAATTTGATGCAGAGAACAAAGATCAGAGTATTGATAATGCTTGGAAG ATTCTCCAAGAATTTCTCAATCAAAGCAAAGATGCTGATATGATCAGATTAAGGATCACCGATGTGGATTTTGAACTTGAGAATTCTAAAGACTCGGTTAGTAGAGATGACATCCAACAGTCTTGGAG GGCATCACATTTCTATGCAGATTCTCCAAGTAGCTCCGAGTATAGTACTGGATCAACACTTTTGACCCATTTAACAGTTGATAAACCAGACCGTATTGCAGCTGATGCATCTGATGCGTATCATAACTCAGCTCATCCTCAATCAAATCAGATAGGACAGTCGATAGTTGATTCTGTTGTTGAGAAGCACACCGTCTCCTGCACAACTAATCAAACTAAAGAAATTTTACCAATAT CAAGTCTTGTGCCACCTTGTGatgatttaaatgatgataTGGGAATGGTTTACGACCTCCCGAGCAATGAATTAAACTCCCCACCTCAAGTAGCCCCCGTGTTCAGATCGTTGGCATCAGGGATCCCCAGCCCACAATTTACAGAAAGT GAAAGGCACTTCCTACTCAAAACTCTTGGTGTGGAGACTGCATCTCCGAACCCAAGCACAACAGCTTCAAGACCACCACCCTGCAAAAGGGCTCTTCTCCAAAGTCTCTGA
- the LOC108202771 gene encoding probable serine/threonine-protein kinase PBL3, translating into MGNCFAAASSPKGDSAMTSTSGASKAISKSTTSTLTSGATTMTSSSWNSSIESLPTPRSESEILSSSQLKAFSYNELKNATRNFRPDSLLGEGGFGYVFKGWIDEHTLTATKPGSGMIIAVKKLKPEGFQGHKEWLAEVNYLGQLHHPNLVKLIGHCLEGDNQLLVYEFMPKGSLENHLFRRGPTPLSWEIRIKVAIDAARGLSFLHDAKEQVIYRDLKAANILLDSEFNAKLSDFGLAKAGPTGDRTHVSTQVMGTQGYAAPEYVATGRLTAKSDVYGFGVVLLELLTGRRAVDKSKVVVEQNLVDWALPYLSDKRKLFRIMDTKLEGQYPQKAAFAAATLALQCLNADFKSRPEMSEVVAALEDLQLSKSAAKKHSSKNQTGPDPARKSHLSHNRSPLNLTPSASPLRSHQSPYRRG; encoded by the exons ATGGGTAATTGTTTTGCTGCTGCTTCTTCACCAAAAGGTGATTCTGCAATGACCTCAACTTCTG GGGCTTCAAAAGCTATCAGTAAATCCACTACTTCTACGCTTACTTCTGGTGCAACCACCATGACGTCTTCCAGCTGGAACAGTAGCATTGAGAGTCTACCAACTCCGAGATCAGAAAGTGAAATTTTGTCGTCCTCTCAACTGAAAGCTTTTTCCTATAATGAATTGAAAAATGCAACGAGAAACTTCCGCCCTGACAGTTTACTTGGTGAAGGCGGATTTGGTTATGTTTTCAAAGGATGGATCGATGAGCATACACTTACTGCTACAAAACCTGGGTCTGGAATGATTATTGCTGTTAAAAAGCTTAAGCCTGAAGGATTCCAAGGCCATAAAGAGTGGTTG gcTGAGGTGAATTATCTTGGACAACTACATCATCCAAATCTTGTTAAACTTATTGGACATTGCTTGGAGGGTGACAATCAACTTTTGGTGTATGAATTCATGCCCAAGGGGAGCCTAGAAAATCATCTTTTCAGAA GAGGGCCTACACCACTCTCTTGGGAAATAAGAATAAAAGTGGCTATTGATGCTGCTAGAGGTCTCTCTTTTCTTCATGATGCTAAAGAGCAAGTCATATATCGTGATCTCAAGGCTGCTAATATTCTTCTAGACTCG GAGTTTAATGCCAAGCTGTCTGATTTCGGTTTGGCTAAGGCAGGACCAACCGGTGATAGGACTCATGTGTCCACTCAAGTAATGGGTACTCAAGGCTATGCAGCTCCAGAGTATGTTGCTACAGGTCGGTTGACAGCAAAAAGTGATGTATATGGCTTTGGGGTAGTTCTTCTTGAACTGTTAACTGGTCGTCGTGCTGTTGATAAGTCGAAGGTTGTTGTTGAGCAAAATCTTGTTGATTGGGCATTACCATATTTGAGTGACAAGAGGAAATTGTTTCGGATTATGGACACAAAGTTGGAGGGACAATATCCTCAGAAAGCAGCTTTCGCTGCTGCTACCCTTGCTTTACAATGCCTGAATGCTGACTTTAAATCCAGGCCAGAAATGTCAGAAGTTGTAGCAGCTCTGGAAGATCTCCAATTATCAAAGTCTGCAGCCAAAAAGCACTCCTCAAAGAATCAGACTGGTCCTGACCCTGCCCGTAAATCACATTTGAGTCACAATCGTTCTCCTCTAAATCTGACACCTTCAGCATCCCCATTGCGGTCTCATCAATCTCCATATAGACGAGGTTGA
- the LOC108201715 gene encoding receptor-like cytoplasmic kinase 176 codes for MLVFEYMPKGSLETSLLEGESDLNWSTRLKIAVGSAKGLEYLHGTSLPVIHRDMKSSNILLDDDYTPKISDFGLAKFGPQDDKSHTSSRVLGTKGYFAPEYVGTGHLTMQIDVYSFGVVLLEILSGRLAVTRSYSGGSEDLVEWGKPFLDSKQQLHCIIDKKMGRTMTRKEANRFAKIIRQCLNQKPKRRPTMKEVVRSLEELEQGLNQNGQKPVHCFMKNQKHNHPQYLHDHKKDYCSTTSVA; via the exons ATGTTGGTTTTCGAATACATGCCTAAAGGAAGCTTAGAAACAAGTCTACTAGAAG GAGAGAGTGACCTGAACTGGAGTACAAGACTCAAAATTGCTGTTGGCTCTGCAAAAGGCTTAGAGTATCTGCATGGAACAAGCTTACCAGTCATTCACCGCGATATGAAGTCTTCTAACATTCTTCTCGACGAT GACTATACACCAAAAATCTCAGATTTCGGACTAGCTAAGTTCGGGCCTCAAGATGACAAGAGTCACACCTCTTCCAGGGTGCTGGGAACTAAAGGCTACTTTGCCCCTGAGTACGTAGGAACAG GTCATTTGACAATGCAAATTGATGTATACAGCTTCGGAGTAGTACTCCTTGAAATCCTGTCTGGGCGTTTAGCAGTCACTAGGTCATATTCTGGAGGGTCTGAAGATCTAGTCGAGTGGGGAAAACCATTTCTTGACAGTAAGCAACAATTGCATTGCATTATTGACAAGAAAATGGGAAGGACCATGACAAGAAAAGAAGCAAACAGATTTGCTAAAATCATACGCCAGTGCCTTAACCAGAAGCCAAAACGAAGACCAACTATGAAAGAGGTGGTGCGATCCCTAGAAGAATTAGAACAGGGCTTGAACCAAAATGGTCAGAAACCAGTTCACTGTTTTATGAAGAATCAAAAACATAACCACCCTCAATACTTGCATGACCACAAAAAAGATTATTGTTCTACAACTTCAGTAGCGTAG